A single window of Toxoplasma gondii ME49 chromosome Ib, whole genome shotgun sequence DNA harbors:
- a CDS encoding hypothetical protein (encoded by transcript TGME49_208490): protein MPRTKKTQARRQRAAGASTFGRSLLHQRLMAHQLQQESYFAAVKSEKREDPHLLPALASFSSASPSSPAVAASFSSHEGRGIAVSAGSTRHHLLDFLSGRSMDAAFLEKQKRSHNLQSLTQQSELDFYLSTVLASQDQFLINKGEAQVWLKSEEESACFTAQPVYKAAGGERSEKDDEEVAIPRRPFRFPVVWFAGAEDAERRTNEKGEREEDRRERRSELRMRCKRKKKNRQRVAVLLKGKMEEATIHNVEFVSAHRREQQIKWSKKKQREDDKKKKGKSKPRLTAPGAKGPLADGELADEEEDLREEDMEEEDAEQEAEELGDEEKQEEDEEEGEEEEGEEEEGEEEEGEEEEGEGEEEEEGEEEEEGEEEEEQDEEKEQDGKGAEEEEESSFVSGCSVASKEPVEAAASNAIPSGGALPRTAAELEALERDAFLRWRRELAFLEEKQGVSLSPFERNLDVWRQLWRVVEKSHLLLQIVDGRDIRFFRSRDLEQFVKEVDSRKEAVLVVNKADLIPPSVRQKWAEALKKENVSHVFFSALKELTDQAREQEGERREQAKTTPKEEDDEQPEEEENAEEMEEGAGDKGKDSSGGGAYLGCWLDDEVENSPATSASSPPVLKTQDLLALLSLRRDQFLASFAAHKRREQAEKGSAEDSALLASPPPFIVGLVGFPNVGKSSVINALLGSKKVSVSRTPGKTRHLQTLVVGDTGLTLCDCPGLVFPRRVATKHHLVVNGVLPLDHMRGDFIPSIQLLCDRIPRQLLRLYGLPAAPPPPPLPPRLSKKLAGRQIEPRVSGGQVAGVLSPPELQLHAPAFLESLAQKRRFTAGGKGGQWDLYRVAKMVLKDHASGRVTACRGPDGRYYDGEQERRETEQTNAASFANGGPPDGDKATEGAAKAAQGAQIGDRDQGSEQREHTCEPAAEAMARPERGMTCDSEVQSRLSSSAPRERTLDDSGEEIKRMSHRLSAEAEAGKAFAAVASSRAPPPTQEKDLSEDIDPRLLQDLLDLTIDEDFAQIVGADKDVLALGEKPGHICREGNNGMTKRKMRHLQKQILKGRRPVS from the exons ATgccgagaacgaagaagacgcaggctCGCCGCCAGCGAGCTGCGGGGGCGAGTACCTTCGGTCGGTCTTTGCTTCACCAGCGGTTGATGGCGCATCAGCTGCAGCAAGAGTCTTATTTCGCGGCTGTGAAGtccgagaagcgagaggaccctcaccttctccccgcgctcgcttccttctcgtctgcatctccgtcttctccggctgtcgctgcctcgttttcttcacaCGAAGGTCGAGGCATCGCGGTCTCTGCAGGTTCCACTAGACATCACCTTCTAGACTTTCTCTCGGGCCGAAGCATGGACGCTGCATTtctcgagaagcagaaacgcagccACAACCTGCAGTCGCTCACTCAGCAGTCCGAACTGGATTTCTACCTCTCCACCGTTCTCGCGTCGCAAGACCAGTTCCTCATCAACAAGGGGGAGGCGCAGGTCTGGCtgaagagtgaagaagagagcgcgtGCTTCACGGCGCAACCCGTATATAAGGCGGCGGgtggcgagagaagcgagaaggacgacgaggaagtcgCGATCCCCCGGCGACCTTTCCGCTTCCCCGTCGTCTGGTTCGCTGGcgcagaagacgccgaacggcgaacgaacgagaaaggcgaaagggaggaggacaggagagagcggcgCTCGGAGCTGCGGATGAGATgcaaaaggaagaagaaaaacaggcaACGCGTCGCTGTCCTCCTCAAAGGCAAGATGGAGGAAGCGACGATCCATAACGTCGAGTTCGTGAGCGCCCACCGCCGCGAGCAACAGATCAAGTGGtccaagaagaagcagcgcgaagacgacaagaagaaaaaggggaaaTCCAAGCCCCGGCTGACCGCGCCCGGCGCCAAAGGTCCTCTCGCAGACGGCGAACTcgcggacgaagaggaagacttGCGAGAGGAGGACatggaagaggaagacgcagaacaggaagcagaagagctaggagatgaggagaaacaagaggaagatgaagaagaaggtgaagaagaagaaggtgaagaagaagaaggtgaagaagaagaaggtgaagaagaggaaggtgaaggagaagaagaagaagaaggggaagaagaagaagaaggggaagaagaggaagaacaagacgaggagaaggaacaagacGGAAAGggggcagaggaagaagaggaaagttCTTTTGTGTCCGGTTGTTCGGTCGCGTCAAAGGAACCTGTCGAGGCTGCTGCTTCGAACGCTATCCCCTCTGGAGGTGCTCTCCCGCGCACAGCAGCTGAACTGGAGGCGCTCGAGCGCGATGCGTTTCTCCGGTGGCGGCGCGAACTTGCTTTtctggaagaaaaacaaggcGTTTCTCTCAGCCCATTCGAGCGAAATCTAGACGTCTGGCGCCAGCTCTGGAGGGTGGTTGAGAAAAGTCACCTTCTGCTGCAGATCGTGGACGGCCGAGACatccgcttcttccgcagCCGCGACCTCGAACAGTTCGTCAAGGAAGTCGACTCCAGAAAAGAA GCCGTCCTCGTTGTCAACAAGGCAGATTTGATTCCACCGAGTGTGCGGCAAAAGTGGGCGGaggcgctgaagaaggagaacgtcagtcatgttttcttctcggcgcTGAAGGAGCTGACAGACCAGGCTCgagagcaggaaggagaacggcgtgagcaggcgaagacgaccccaaaggaagaggacgacgagcagccggaggaagaggagaacgcggaAGAGATGGAGGAAGGCGCAGGAGACAAGGGCAAGGACAGCTCGGGAGGCGGAGCGTATCTCGGGTGCTGGCTCGATGACGAAGTGGAAAATTCCCCCGCAacttctgcctcgtcgcctcctgTGCTCAAGACCCAGGATctgctcgctcttctctctctgcgtcgcgaCCAATTTTTGGCTTCCTTTGCAGCGCACAAGCGGCGGGAGCAGGCGGAGAAAGGCAGCGCGGAAGACAGCGCCTTGCTCGCCTCCCCGCCGCCGTTCATCGTCGGCCTCGTCGGCTTCCCCAACGTGGGCAAAAGCTCCGTAATCAATGCGCTCTTGGGATCAAAAAAAGTCTCCGTTTCGCGAACGCCAGGAAAGACTCGCCACCTCCAGACCCTCGTCGTCGGCGACACCGGACTGACTCTCTGCGATTGTCCAG GTCTTGTCTTTCCAAGACGTGTTGCGACGAAGCACCACCTGGTGGTGAACGGCGTCCTGCCGCTGGATCACATGCG AGGAGACTTCATTCCCTCCATTCAGCTGCTTTGCGACCGCATCCCGCGGCAGCTGCTTCGGCTCTACGGTCTTCCGGCCGCGCCCCCGCCTCCGCCGTTGCCTCCTCGACTTTCCAAGAAGCTGGCAGGTCGTCAGATCGAGCCGCGGGTCTCTGGAGGTCAAGTTGCGGgcgtcctttctcctccagagCTGCAGCTGCACGCGCCTGCGTTTTTGGAGAGTTTGGCGCAAAAACGAAGGTTCACCGCAGGAGGGAAGGGCGGCCAGTGGGACTTGTATCGGGTGGCAAAGATGGTCTTGAAAGACCATGCGTCTGGGCGCGTCACAGCGTGCAGAGGGCCTGATGGGCGCTACTATGACGGCGAACaagagcgcagagaaacggagcAGACGAACGCCGCGAGCTTCGCAAACGGCGGACCACCAGACGGGGACAAAGCTACCGAAGGCGCAGCCAAGGCGGCGCAGGGCGCGCAAATCGGAGATCGTGACCAGGGAAGCGAACAAAGGGAGCACACCTGTGAGCCCGCGGCCGAGGCAATGGCGAGGCCAGAGCGAGGAATGACCTGCGACAGTGAAGTCCAAAGCCGCCTCTCTTCGTCAGCGCCTCGGGAACGCACCCTTGACGACAGTGGGGAAGAGATAAAGCGCATGTCACACAGATtgtctgcagaagcagaggcaggaaAGGCATTCGCAGCGGTGGCTTCCTCTCGAGCTCCGCCGCCGACGCAAGAAAAGGACCTTAGCGAGGACATCGATCCTCGCTTGCTTCAAGATCTGCTTGACCTCACGATCGACGAAGACTTTGCTCAGATCGTCGGCGCAGATAAGGACGTTCTGGCGCTCGGTGAAAAACCTGGTCACATCTGCAGGGAG GGGAACAACGGCATGACGAAACGGAAGATGCGGCACTTACAAAAGCAGATACTCAAGGGTCGACGGCCGGTGTCTTAA